Proteins from a single region of Streptomyces sp. Tu 3180:
- a CDS encoding C40 family peptidase, giving the protein MTALNRVPSLVARAGTASALTLAAVGGSIVVPGAASEAAAASTATKALKVAASKKGSPYKWGATGPYRFDCSGLTLYSFKKAGKKLPRTAAQQYNKTRHISASNRRAGDLVFFHSGSNVYHVGIYAGKGKIWHAPKTGDVVRLQKIWTRSVWYGRVN; this is encoded by the coding sequence ATGACTGCGCTCAATCGTGTCCCGTCTCTCGTGGCCCGGGCCGGTACGGCCTCGGCCCTCACCCTGGCCGCCGTGGGCGGTTCGATCGTGGTCCCGGGCGCCGCCTCGGAGGCGGCGGCCGCGAGCACGGCCACCAAGGCTCTGAAGGTCGCCGCGTCGAAGAAGGGCTCACCGTACAAGTGGGGCGCCACCGGGCCGTACCGGTTCGACTGCTCCGGACTCACCCTGTACTCGTTCAAGAAGGCGGGCAAGAAGCTGCCGCGCACCGCCGCCCAGCAGTACAACAAGACGCGCCACATCTCCGCCTCGAACCGCAGGGCCGGCGACCTGGTGTTCTTCCACTCGGGCAGCAACGTCTACCACGTCGGCATCTACGCGGGTAAGGGCAAGATCTGGCACGCCCCGAAGACCGGGGACGTGGTGCGCCTGCAGAAGATCTGGACCCGCAGCGTCTGGTACGGCCGGGTCAACTGA
- a CDS encoding ATP-binding protein has protein sequence MADHLEASVTLPSDPASVSAARAYVVGMLAEWGMPADADVSDTVRLIVSELATNAVEHTCGQSPTFTVDVVLDRDERLHVGVTDSHPRLPKRLPAAVQQDNGRGLVIIRWLTAECGGRLRIRPTREGGKTVSVELPWALPVTAPVTEPVTAAGRQEP, from the coding sequence ATGGCAGACCACCTGGAAGCATCCGTCACTCTGCCGAGCGATCCCGCCTCGGTCTCCGCGGCCCGTGCCTACGTGGTGGGGATGCTGGCGGAGTGGGGCATGCCGGCGGACGCGGACGTGTCCGACACCGTCCGGCTGATCGTCTCCGAACTCGCCACCAACGCCGTGGAGCACACGTGCGGGCAGTCACCCACCTTCACGGTGGACGTGGTCCTCGACCGCGACGAGCGGTTGCACGTCGGCGTCACCGACAGCCATCCCCGCCTGCCCAAGCGGCTGCCCGCCGCGGTCCAGCAGGACAACGGCCGCGGACTGGTCATCATCCGCTGGCTGACCGCGGAATGCGGGGGGAGGCTCAGGATCCGTCCCACGCGTGAGGGGGGCAAGACGGTCTCCGTCGAACTGCCGTGGGCCCTCCCGGTCACGGCACCGGTCACCGAGCCGGTCACGGCGGCGGGCCGGCAGGAGCCGTAG
- a CDS encoding helix-turn-helix transcriptional regulator produces the protein MQYGPAVRRRKLGAELRTLRTSAGLTSGEAARLVGWHQSKVSRIETGTSGVKPADVRLLLDAYDVTDPQLRDLLLVLSGSGDGRHHWWHAYRGVLPPTYRDFISLESQASAMRTLETTVVPGLLQTPEYARAVTRAALEGASEERLDALVEVRLARQDVLRSDPPLELSAVLDEAVLRREVGGPGVMARQLARLVEAARLPQVRLQVLPFSAGAHIGVTGPFVIFSFSRTSDLDVVVLDHLTSSLYLERKEDLRAYSEAFNALSVHALSPEDSLDFIAGAAAGA, from the coding sequence ATGCAGTACGGTCCCGCGGTGCGCCGTCGGAAACTGGGCGCCGAACTGCGCACGCTGCGCACCTCGGCGGGGCTCACCAGTGGCGAGGCGGCCCGGCTGGTGGGCTGGCACCAGTCGAAGGTGAGCCGGATCGAGACGGGCACGAGCGGGGTGAAACCGGCCGACGTCCGGTTACTGCTCGACGCCTACGACGTGACCGATCCGCAGCTGCGGGACCTGCTGCTGGTGCTGTCGGGCTCCGGCGACGGCCGGCACCACTGGTGGCACGCCTACCGCGGCGTACTGCCGCCGACCTACCGGGACTTCATCAGCCTGGAGTCCCAGGCGAGCGCGATGCGCACCCTGGAGACCACGGTGGTCCCCGGCCTGCTGCAGACGCCGGAGTACGCGCGGGCGGTGACCCGGGCCGCGCTGGAGGGCGCCTCGGAGGAGCGGCTGGACGCCCTGGTGGAGGTGCGGCTGGCCCGGCAGGACGTGCTGCGGTCCGATCCTCCGCTGGAGTTGAGCGCGGTCCTGGACGAGGCGGTGCTGCGCCGGGAGGTCGGCGGTCCCGGCGTGATGGCCCGTCAGCTGGCGCGGCTGGTCGAGGCGGCCCGGCTGCCCCAGGTGCGGTTGCAGGTCCTGCCGTTCAGCGCCGGGGCGCACATCGGCGTGACCGGTCCTTTCGTAATCTTTTCATTTTCGCGCACTTCTGATCTGGACGTGGTTGTTCTCGACCACTTGACGAGTAGCCTCTACCTGGAGCGGAAAGAAGACCTCCGGGCCTACTCGGAGGCCTTCAACGCCCTTTCGGTCCACGCCCTTTCACCCGAGGACTCGTTGGATTTCATCGCCGGTGCAGCCGCCGGCGCGTAA
- a CDS encoding DUF397 domain-containing protein, which produces MPVPPRTVPSSLDLHGVRWLRSSYSTGANNCVETARPASGPPAGLLAVRDSKAPAGPVLLFSPDSWAKFLTAVR; this is translated from the coding sequence ATGCCTGTACCGCCTCGGACCGTTCCCTCCAGCCTCGACCTGCACGGTGTGCGGTGGCTGCGCAGCAGCTACAGCACGGGCGCGAACAACTGCGTCGAGACGGCCCGGCCCGCCTCCGGCCCCCCGGCCGGACTGCTCGCCGTGCGCGACTCCAAGGCCCCGGCCGGGCCCGTGCTGCTCTTCTCCCCCGACAGCTGGGCGAAGTTCCTGACCGCGGTCCGCTGA
- a CDS encoding 8-amino-7-oxononanoate synthase, whose protein sequence is MAFGWIDEQAELRRRAGLVRTLRPRPAHSPLLDLASNDYLGLARDPEVVGRAARSATLWGGGATGSRLVTGTTELHAALERELADFCGFEAALVFSSGYAANLAAVTALAPHGSLIVSDAGNHASLIDGCRLARGTTQVVPHSDPEAVRKALHTHAGTAVVVSDTVFSVDGDAAPLAEYAEACRERGAGLLVDDAHGLGVLGDGGRGAPHAAGLAGADDVVVTVTLSKSLGSQGGAVLGPARVIEHLVNTARTFIFDTGLAPASAGAALAALGLLRREPERAERARAVAHELHARLTAAGLEAVRPDAAVVSVRAPSPEQAVRWAADCRAAGLAVGCFRPPSVPDGVSRLRLTARADLSGAEIERAVRVIGETRP, encoded by the coding sequence ATGGCGTTCGGCTGGATCGACGAGCAGGCGGAGCTGCGCCGCCGGGCCGGACTCGTACGGACGCTGCGTCCCCGCCCCGCCCACTCGCCGCTCCTCGACCTCGCGAGCAACGACTACCTGGGCCTGGCCCGCGACCCGGAGGTCGTCGGACGGGCGGCGCGGTCCGCGACGCTCTGGGGCGGCGGTGCGACCGGCTCACGCCTGGTCACCGGCACCACCGAACTCCACGCCGCGCTGGAGCGCGAGCTGGCCGACTTCTGCGGCTTCGAGGCGGCCCTGGTCTTCTCCTCCGGGTACGCGGCCAACCTCGCCGCGGTCACCGCGCTGGCCCCGCACGGTTCGCTGATCGTCTCCGACGCCGGAAACCACGCCTCGCTGATCGACGGCTGCCGGCTGGCCCGGGGCACCACCCAGGTCGTCCCCCACTCCGATCCGGAGGCGGTGCGCAAGGCCCTGCACACGCACGCGGGCACGGCGGTCGTCGTGTCCGACACGGTCTTCTCGGTCGACGGCGACGCGGCCCCGCTGGCCGAGTACGCCGAGGCGTGCCGGGAGCGCGGCGCGGGTCTGCTGGTCGACGACGCCCACGGCCTGGGGGTGCTCGGCGACGGCGGCCGCGGCGCCCCGCACGCGGCGGGGCTCGCGGGCGCCGACGACGTCGTCGTGACGGTCACGCTGTCCAAGTCGCTCGGCAGCCAGGGCGGTGCCGTCCTCGGTCCCGCACGGGTGATCGAGCACCTGGTCAACACGGCCCGGACGTTCATCTTCGACACGGGCCTCGCCCCCGCGTCGGCGGGCGCGGCCCTGGCGGCCCTGGGGTTGCTGCGCCGCGAACCGGAGCGGGCGGAGCGGGCGCGTGCGGTGGCGCACGAACTCCACGCACGCCTGACGGCCGCGGGTCTGGAAGCGGTACGCCCGGACGCCGCGGTCGTCTCCGTGCGCGCCCCGTCCCCGGAGCAGGCCGTGCGGTGGGCGGCCGACTGCCGTGCGGCCGGCCTGGCCGTGGGCTGCTTCCGTCCTCCCTCCGTGCCCGACGGCGTCTCACGGCTCAGACTGACCGCCCGCGCTGACCTGTCCGGGGCGGAGATCGAACGCGCTGTACGGGTGATCGGCGAAACGCGGCCATGA
- the bioB gene encoding biotin synthase BioB gives MDLLNTLVDKGLRRETPTREEALAVLATSDDDLLDVVAAAGKVRRHWFGRRVKLNYLVNLKSGLCPEDCSYCSQRLGSKAGILKYTWLKPDEASKAAAAGLAGGAKRVCLVASGRGPTDRDVDRVSDTIKAIKEQNEGVEVCACLGLLSDGQAERLREAGADAYNHNLNTSESTYGDITTTHTYADRVDTVQKAHAAGLSACSGLIAGMGESDEDLVDVVFSLRELDPDSVPVNFLIPFEGTPLAKEWNLTPQRCLRILAMVRFVCPDVEVRIAGGREVHLRTMQPLALHLANSIFLGDYLTSEGQAGRADLEMIADAGFEVEGTDQVTLPEHRAGGGCGSHQGGGCGSHEDGGCGSHEDGGCGSHEDGGVCGSAPEGAGSCASADADAETVRRAGEPRTDLVAVRRRGAGTDLAPNA, from the coding sequence ATGGACCTGCTGAACACGCTGGTGGACAAGGGGCTTCGGCGCGAGACGCCGACCCGTGAGGAAGCGCTGGCCGTCCTCGCGACGTCCGACGACGACCTGCTCGACGTGGTGGCCGCGGCCGGGAAGGTGCGGCGGCACTGGTTCGGCCGTCGAGTGAAACTCAACTATCTCGTCAACCTCAAGTCCGGCCTGTGCCCGGAGGACTGCTCCTACTGTTCCCAGCGGCTCGGCTCGAAGGCCGGCATCCTCAAGTACACCTGGCTCAAGCCGGACGAGGCGTCGAAGGCGGCCGCCGCCGGACTCGCGGGCGGGGCCAAACGGGTGTGCCTGGTGGCGAGCGGCCGCGGTCCGACCGACCGGGACGTGGACCGGGTCTCCGACACCATCAAGGCGATCAAGGAGCAGAACGAGGGCGTGGAGGTGTGCGCCTGCCTCGGCCTGCTCTCCGACGGCCAGGCGGAACGGCTGCGTGAGGCGGGCGCGGACGCCTACAACCACAACCTCAACACCTCCGAGTCCACCTACGGGGACATCACCACCACGCACACCTACGCCGACCGCGTGGACACCGTGCAGAAGGCGCACGCGGCGGGCCTGTCCGCCTGTTCCGGGCTGATCGCCGGCATGGGCGAGAGCGACGAGGACCTGGTCGACGTGGTCTTCTCGCTGCGCGAGCTGGACCCGGACTCGGTACCGGTCAACTTCCTGATCCCGTTCGAGGGCACGCCGCTCGCCAAGGAGTGGAACCTGACCCCGCAGCGGTGCCTCAGGATCCTGGCGATGGTGCGGTTCGTGTGCCCGGACGTCGAGGTGCGGATCGCGGGCGGCCGCGAGGTGCACCTGCGCACGATGCAGCCGCTCGCGCTCCACCTGGCCAACTCGATCTTCCTCGGCGACTACCTCACCAGTGAGGGCCAGGCGGGCAGGGCCGACCTGGAGATGATCGCCGACGCCGGGTTCGAGGTGGAGGGCACCGACCAGGTGACCCTGCCCGAGCACCGGGCGGGCGGCGGATGCGGCTCGCACCAGGGCGGCGGGTGCGGCTCGCACGAGGACGGCGGGTGCGGCTCGCACGAGGACGGCGGGTGCGGCTCGCACGAGGACGGCGGGGTGTGCGGTTCGGCACCGGAGGGTGCCGGCTCCTGCGCGAGCGCGGACGCGGACGCGGAGACCGTGCGCCGGGCCGGTGAACCGCGTACCGATCTGGTCGCCGTCCGCCGCCGGGGTGCCGGAACGGACCTCGCGCCCAATGCCTGA
- a CDS encoding adenosylmethionine--8-amino-7-oxononanoate transaminase has product MPELSVTDLLELDRRHVWHPYGPMPGRRDPLVVESASGVRLKLADGSGELVDGMSSWWSAIHGYNHPVLNEAAREQLARMSHVMFGGLTHEPAVRLAKLLVDVSPDGLEHVFLADSGSVSVEVAVKMCLQYWRSLGRPEKRRLLTWRGGYHGDTWQPMSVCDPEGGMHELWTGVLPRQVFAGAPPARYEESYADHLRELIGRHAGELAAVIVEPVVQGAGGMRFHSPAYLRVLREACDAHDVLLVFDEIATGFGRTGALFAAEHAAVTPDVMCVGKALTGGYLTLAATLCTARVARGISRGEVPVLAHGPTFMGNPLAAAVACASVELLLGQDWAAEVKRIEAGLRDGLAPAARLPGVRDVRVLGAVGVVQLDHAVDMEAATRAAVREGVWLRPFRDLIYTMPPYVTGDEDVALIARAVRAAAEEG; this is encoded by the coding sequence ATGCCTGAGCTCTCCGTCACCGACCTGCTGGAGCTCGACCGGCGGCACGTCTGGCATCCGTACGGGCCCATGCCGGGCCGCCGGGACCCGCTCGTCGTGGAGTCGGCGAGCGGGGTGCGGCTGAAGCTCGCCGACGGCTCGGGCGAGCTGGTCGACGGGATGTCGTCCTGGTGGTCGGCGATCCACGGCTACAACCACCCGGTGCTGAACGAGGCCGCGCGCGAGCAGCTCGCGCGGATGAGCCACGTGATGTTCGGCGGGCTCACGCACGAGCCCGCCGTCCGGCTGGCGAAGCTCCTCGTCGACGTGTCGCCCGACGGCCTGGAGCACGTCTTCCTCGCCGACTCGGGGTCGGTGTCGGTCGAGGTCGCGGTCAAGATGTGCCTGCAGTACTGGCGTTCGCTGGGCCGGCCGGAGAAACGGCGGCTGCTGACCTGGCGGGGCGGCTACCACGGCGACACCTGGCAGCCGATGTCCGTGTGCGACCCCGAGGGCGGGATGCACGAGCTGTGGACCGGGGTGCTGCCGCGTCAGGTGTTCGCCGGCGCCCCGCCCGCCCGCTACGAGGAGTCCTACGCCGACCACCTGCGGGAGCTGATCGGGCGGCACGCCGGTGAACTGGCCGCGGTGATCGTGGAGCCGGTGGTGCAGGGCGCGGGCGGGATGCGCTTCCACTCCCCCGCCTACCTGCGGGTGCTGCGCGAGGCGTGCGACGCGCACGACGTGCTGCTGGTGTTCGACGAGATCGCGACCGGGTTCGGGCGCACGGGCGCCCTGTTCGCGGCGGAGCACGCGGCGGTGACCCCGGACGTGATGTGCGTGGGCAAGGCGCTGACCGGCGGTTACCTGACCCTGGCGGCGACGTTGTGCACCGCGCGGGTGGCGAGAGGCATCTCGCGCGGCGAGGTGCCGGTGCTGGCGCACGGGCCGACGTTCATGGGCAACCCGCTGGCGGCGGCGGTGGCCTGCGCCTCCGTCGAACTGCTGCTCGGGCAGGACTGGGCCGCGGAGGTCAAGCGCATCGAGGCGGGCCTGCGCGACGGGCTGGCGCCGGCGGCACGGCTGCCGGGGGTCCGGGACGTGCGGGTGCTGGGCGCCGTCGGTGTCGTCCAGCTCGACCACGCCGTGGACATGGAGGCGGCCACCCGGGCCGCGGTGCGCGAGGGTGTGTGGCTGCGGCCGTTCCGGGACCTGATCTACACCATGCCGCCGTACGTCACGGGCGACGAGGACGTGGCACTGATCGCGCGGGCGGTGCGCGCGGCCGCGGAGGAGGGATGA
- the bioD gene encoding dethiobiotin synthase — MPVLVITGTGTEVGKTVVTAAVAATALSAGRSVAVLKAAQTGVGPGEPGDADEVARLAGAVTKAELARYPDPLAPATAARRAGRAPVHPHDVAERAAKLATEHDLVLVEGAGGLLVRFDAAGGTLADAAALLAAPVLVVASAGLGTLNVSELTAREVRGRGLGLAGLVIGSWPARPDLASRCNLLDLPDVTGAPLLGAVPAGAAALDPAGFRTSAPHWLAPRLDGTWDAEVFRVREAP, encoded by the coding sequence ATGCCGGTACTGGTGATCACGGGCACGGGCACGGAGGTCGGCAAGACGGTGGTGACGGCCGCGGTCGCGGCGACGGCGCTGTCGGCCGGCCGGTCGGTGGCCGTGCTGAAGGCGGCGCAGACGGGCGTGGGGCCCGGCGAGCCCGGGGACGCCGACGAGGTCGCCCGGCTCGCCGGTGCCGTGACGAAGGCCGAACTCGCCCGCTACCCCGATCCGTTGGCGCCGGCCACGGCCGCCCGCCGGGCCGGCCGGGCGCCGGTGCATCCGCACGACGTCGCCGAGCGGGCCGCCAAGCTGGCCACCGAGCACGATCTGGTGCTGGTGGAGGGCGCGGGCGGGCTGCTCGTGCGGTTCGACGCGGCCGGCGGGACGCTGGCGGACGCGGCGGCGCTGCTGGCGGCGCCGGTGCTGGTGGTGGCGTCGGCGGGCCTCGGCACCCTCAACGTCAGCGAGCTGACGGCCCGTGAGGTGCGCGGGCGCGGGCTCGGCCTGGCGGGTCTCGTGATCGGCAGCTGGCCCGCACGGCCCGATCTGGCCTCGCGCTGCAACCTGCTGGATCTGCCGGACGTGACCGGGGCCCCGCTGCTGGGCGCGGTACCGGCCGGGGCGGCGGCCCTGGATCCGGCCGGCTTCCGGACCTCGGCACCGCACTGGCTGGCGCCCCGGCTGGACGGAACGTGGGACGCGGAGGTGTTCCGGGTGCGGGAGGCGCCCTGA
- a CDS encoding class I SAM-dependent methyltransferase, which produces MSAGSAKVTRDPVHHPLFARCYARISVTAETRAGMAEVRRRLLGGLSGRVIEVGAGNGLNFAHYPGTVSEVVAIEPERTLRGLAVQAALRAEVPVDVAPGAAEALPVKSEAFDAAVVSLVLCSVRDVPRALAELRRVLRPGGELRFFEHGRGGGRLMTLTQRALDRTVWPPLAGGCHLARDPVGALRKAGFELGPYRRTLMPENGPRLPTSYCVTGTAWRPVADAADAGR; this is translated from the coding sequence ATGTCCGCCGGCTCCGCGAAGGTGACGCGGGATCCCGTGCACCATCCGCTGTTCGCCCGTTGCTACGCACGGATCAGCGTCACCGCCGAGACCCGGGCGGGCATGGCCGAGGTGCGCCGCCGGCTGCTCGGCGGGCTGTCCGGGAGGGTGATCGAGGTGGGCGCGGGCAACGGCCTGAACTTCGCGCACTACCCGGGCACCGTCTCGGAGGTCGTCGCCATCGAACCGGAGCGGACGCTGCGCGGGCTGGCCGTGCAGGCCGCCCTGCGCGCCGAGGTGCCGGTGGACGTGGCACCGGGTGCGGCGGAGGCGCTGCCGGTCAAGAGCGAAGCGTTCGACGCGGCGGTGGTCTCCCTGGTGCTGTGCAGCGTGCGGGACGTGCCGCGGGCGCTCGCGGAGCTGAGGCGGGTGCTGCGGCCGGGCGGCGAGCTGCGGTTCTTCGAGCACGGCCGGGGCGGCGGCCGCCTCATGACCCTCACCCAGCGCGCGCTGGACCGGACCGTGTGGCCGCCGCTGGCCGGCGGGTGCCATCTGGCGCGGGACCCGGTCGGCGCGCTGCGGAAGGCGGGGTTCGAGCTCGGCCCCTACCGGCGGACGCTGATGCCGGAGAACGGACCGAGGCTGCCCACCTCCTACTGCGTCACCGGCACCGCGTGGCGCCCGGTGGCCGACGCGGCGGACGCCGGACGCTGA
- a CDS encoding fic family toxin-antitoxin system, toxin component, with product MEDLRIDLAWLLMLAEQQTPGDPQVTDWGALVAAVARHRAEIFGVPVYDSPHARAAALLQLLIHVPALERSNALFASAVAYAYLVASGLKVVTSPEQVRDLARLVKDGEATVDDIAAELRRWSE from the coding sequence TTGGAGGACCTGCGCATCGACCTCGCCTGGCTGCTGATGCTCGCCGAGCAGCAGACACCGGGAGACCCCCAGGTCACCGACTGGGGCGCCCTCGTCGCCGCCGTCGCGCGCCACCGGGCCGAGATATTCGGCGTCCCCGTCTACGACAGCCCGCACGCCCGCGCCGCCGCCCTCCTCCAGCTGCTGATCCACGTCCCGGCGCTGGAGCGCTCCAACGCCCTGTTCGCCTCCGCCGTCGCGTACGCCTACCTCGTCGCCAGCGGTCTGAAGGTCGTCACCTCGCCGGAGCAGGTCCGTGATCTGGCCCGGCTGGTCAAGGACGGCGAGGCGACCGTCGACGACATCGCGGCCGAGCTGCGCCGCTGGAGCGAGTGA
- a CDS encoding toxin-antitoxin system HicB family antitoxin, translating to MAKTQLNVRVDEGTARAARERALARGMSVNRYIEELVRQDTGEAGRAFVEAAADFMKQYEAVFAEEFDGGSAARAASRAREDRAGTREGRH from the coding sequence ATGGCGAAGACCCAGCTGAACGTGCGCGTGGACGAGGGCACCGCCCGAGCGGCGCGGGAACGCGCCCTGGCCCGCGGGATGAGCGTGAACCGCTACATCGAGGAACTGGTCCGGCAGGACACCGGCGAGGCCGGCCGCGCGTTCGTCGAGGCCGCCGCCGACTTCATGAAGCAGTACGAGGCCGTCTTCGCCGAGGAGTTCGACGGGGGTTCCGCCGCGCGGGCCGCGTCGAGGGCGCGGGAGGACCGCGCGGGCACGCGCGAAGGTCGCCACTGA
- a CDS encoding ABC transporter ATP-binding protein, whose protein sequence is MSTPSARYSPGLASADGIAARARGLTKAYGSGETTVLALDAVDVDIVRGRFTAVMGPSGSGKSTLMHCLAGLDTVSAGQVWLGDTEITGLKDRELTRLRRDRIGFMFQSFNLIPTLNALENITLPMDIAGQKPDGRWLDQVIDTLGLRDRLRHRPAQLSGGQQQRVACARALASRPELIFADEPTGNLDSRAGLEVLGFLREAVDRLRQTVVMVTHDPGAAAHSDLVLFLADGRIVDEMRQPTAEAVLERMKRFDVIRAPSDGGGPALGAVPAGDAARRRDETTPRKD, encoded by the coding sequence TTGTCCACACCTTCTGCCCGGTACTCCCCGGGCCTCGCGTCGGCCGACGGGATCGCGGCCCGCGCCCGCGGCCTGACCAAGGCGTACGGCTCGGGTGAGACGACCGTGCTCGCCCTGGACGCGGTGGACGTGGACATCGTGCGCGGCCGGTTCACCGCGGTGATGGGCCCCTCGGGCTCGGGGAAGTCCACGCTGATGCACTGCCTGGCGGGGCTGGACACCGTTTCGGCCGGACAGGTGTGGCTCGGGGACACCGAGATCACCGGCTTGAAGGACCGCGAGCTGACCCGGCTGCGCCGGGACCGGATCGGGTTCATGTTCCAGTCGTTCAACCTCATCCCGACCCTGAACGCGCTGGAGAACATCACCCTGCCCATGGACATCGCCGGGCAGAAGCCCGACGGGCGGTGGCTGGACCAGGTCATCGACACCCTCGGGCTCAGGGACCGGCTGCGGCACCGGCCCGCGCAGCTCTCCGGCGGGCAGCAGCAGCGCGTGGCCTGCGCACGGGCGCTGGCCTCCCGGCCCGAGCTGATCTTCGCGGACGAGCCGACGGGGAACCTCGACTCGCGCGCCGGTCTGGAGGTGCTCGGCTTCCTGCGGGAGGCCGTGGACCGGCTGCGCCAGACCGTCGTGATGGTCACCCACGACCCGGGCGCCGCCGCCCACTCCGACCTGGTGCTCTTCCTGGCGGACGGCCGGATCGTCGACGAGATGCGGCAGCCCACGGCGGAGGCGGTGCTGGAGCGGATGAAGCGCTTCGACGTGATCCGCGCCCCGTCCGACGGCGGCGGCCCCGCGCTCGGCGCCGTCCCCGCCGGCGACGCCGCCCGCCGGCGGGACGAGACCACCCCCCGCAAGGACTGA